In a single window of the Flavobacterium sp. W4I14 genome:
- a CDS encoding 5-formaminoimidazole-4-carboxamide-1-beta-D-ribofuranosyl 5'-monophosphate synthetase (product_source=COG1759; cath_funfam=3.40.50.20; cleavage_site_network=SignalP-noTM; cog=COG1759; superfamily=52440; transmembrane_helix_parts=Outside_1_4,TMhelix_5_24,Inside_25_114), which produces MKRKLVMGLLTLALFGGAALTVNAQEKKKTEVGKALDHTGKAISKGAKSVGNKTAEVAVKGSSKVADKTWKGKMAPDGSDVYINAKNEKYYVNAKGAKIWLKASQIKNRPEPKK; this is translated from the coding sequence ATGAAAAGAAAATTAGTAATGGGTTTATTAACGCTGGCCTTATTTGGAGGTGCAGCCTTAACCGTAAATGCTCAAGAAAAGAAAAAAACTGAAGTAGGTAAAGCATTAGATCATACAGGTAAAGCAATAAGTAAAGGTGCTAAATCTGTAGGTAATAAAACTGCCGAAGTAGCAGTAAAAGGCAGTTCGAAAGTTGCAGATAAAACCTGGAAAGGTAAAATGGCACCAGATGGGTCTGATGTTTATATCAATGCCAAGAATGAAAAATATTATGTGAACGCGAAAGGTGCTAAAATTTGGTTAAAAGCCAGCCAGATTAAAAACAGGCCAGAGCCTAAAAAGTAA
- a CDS encoding hypothetical protein (product_source=Hypo-rule applied), whose translation MKKILIVLAVLFITGISCKKTLDPGGGLCACSPVSYDITLGLVIKNGAGVDLLNANTAGYFDKTKIQLYSKDASNVIKQLHFDIRQPFTYTNNLKLDYYQLISYEIGHQAKSIDNTFYLKLGDKLYELNLKVNDRAVEKLLIDKVDAPQELPNVNSQYLNSIYTLKI comes from the coding sequence ATGAAAAAAATCCTAATTGTACTCGCAGTTTTATTCATTACCGGCATAAGCTGCAAAAAAACGCTCGATCCAGGAGGAGGCCTTTGTGCTTGCTCACCTGTTAGTTATGATATAACCTTAGGTTTAGTAATTAAAAACGGTGCCGGAGTAGATTTACTCAATGCCAATACAGCAGGCTACTTCGACAAAACCAAAATACAGCTTTATTCGAAAGATGCCAGTAATGTAATTAAACAACTCCATTTCGACATTCGGCAGCCCTTTACTTATACGAATAACTTAAAATTGGATTATTATCAACTCATTTCGTATGAAATAGGGCATCAAGCCAAAAGCATTGATAATACTTTTTACCTTAAACTGGGCGATAAGCTTTATGAGCTTAACCTAAAGGTGAATGATCGCGCGGTTGAAAAATTACTGATTGATAAAGTTGATGCACCTCAAGAACTTCCCAATGTTAACAGTCAGTATTTAAATAGCATCTATACTTTAAAAATCTAA